A stretch of the Tachysurus vachellii isolate PV-2020 chromosome 26, HZAU_Pvac_v1, whole genome shotgun sequence genome encodes the following:
- the LOC132841258 gene encoding transmembrane protein 250, whose translation MPVIPIPRRARSFHGPHSTCMHSACVPARTSQLLRTNYSNFDLYLKSRWTYGFVRFVLYFGCSLLTSLLWVALATLLCLEYVCVRIVLRLQYKLSVILLLLGHRRLDFGIINEIFIYSMHITMFLVGGLGWCFMVFVDM comes from the coding sequence ATGCCCGTGATCCCGATCCCGAGGCGGGCGCGCTCCTTCCACGGCCCCCACAGTACGTGCATGCACTCGGCCTGCGTTCCGGCACGCACTTCCCAGCTGCTGCGCACCAACTACAGCAACTTTGACCTGTACCTGAAGTCGCGCTGGACGTACGGCTTTGTACGCTTTGTCCTCTACTTCGGCTGCAGCCTGCTCACGTCGCTCCTGTGGGTGGCGCTCGCTACTCTGCTGTGTctcgagtatgtgtgtgtgcgcattgtCCTGCGCCTCCAGTACAAACTCTCGGTCATCCTGCTGCTCCTGGGACATCGCAGGCTGGACTTCGGCATTATAAACGAGATCTTCATATACAGCATGCACATCACCATGTTCCTGGTGGGAGGACTCGGGTGGTGCTTCATGGTGTTTGTGGATATGTAG